In Falco biarmicus isolate bFalBia1 chromosome 6, bFalBia1.pri, whole genome shotgun sequence, the following are encoded in one genomic region:
- the CITED2 gene encoding LOW QUALITY PROTEIN: cbp/p300-interacting transactivator 2 (The sequence of the model RefSeq protein was modified relative to this genomic sequence to represent the inferred CDS: deleted 1 base in 1 codon): MADHMMAMNHGRFPDGSGGLHHHPAHRMGMGQFPTPHHHHQQQQPPQQHAFSALMGDHIHYGAGNMNASSGVRHAMGPGSVSGGHPAGSMPPPARFSGSQFMPPPVASPGGQLSASMQLQKLNNQYFSHHPYPHSHYMPDLHPGSHQLNGSSQQHFRDCNPKHSGSGGSGLPPAVPHVPAAMLPPNVIDTDFIDEEVLMSLVIEMGLDRIKELPELWLGQNEFDFMTDFVCKQQPSRVSC; the protein is encoded by the exons ATGGCAGACCACATGATGGCCATGAACCACGGACGATTCCCCGACGGATCCGGCGGGCTTCACCACCACCCTGCACATCGGATGGGCATGGGGCAGTTTCCCACtccccatcaccaccaccagcagcagcagccgccgcaGCAGCACGCCTTCAGCGCCCTGATGGGCGACCATATACATTACGGAGCTGGGAATATGAACGCGAGCAGCGGGGTGAGGCACGCCATGGGGCCGGGGAGCGTGAGCGGAGGGCACCCGGCCGGCAGCatgccgccccccgcccgcttCAGCGGCTCCCAGTTCATG CCCCCCCCCGTCGCCAGCCCGGGAGGGCAGCTGAGCGCCAGCATGCAGCTCCAGAAGCTGAACAACCAGTACTTCAGCCACCACCCCTACCCCCACAGCCACTACATGCCGGACTTGCACCCCGGCAGCCACCAGCTGAacggcagcagccagcagcatttCAGGGACTGCAACCCCAAGCAcagcggcagcggcggcagcggctTGCCGCCCGCCGTCCCCCACGTCCCCGCGGCAATGCTGCCGCCCAATGTCATAGACACTGACTTCATCGACGAGGAGGTCCTCATGTCCTTAGTCATCGAAATGGGGCTGGATCGCATCAAGGAGCTTCCCGAGCTGTGGTTGGGACAG